The following nucleotide sequence is from Novipirellula galeiformis.
CTCTTTGACCTTGTCGCATACATCTTTGAAGCCCGATTTGTCGTTGATTGCCATTTCCGAGAGCATCTTGCGATCCAATTGGATACCGGCCTTGTTCAAACCGTAGATGAACTGGCTGTAGCGAATGCCATGTTCGCGTGCGGCGGCGTTGATACGAACGATCCATAGACGGCGAAAGTCACGCTTGCGGACGCGACGATCACGGAACGCATAAACACCAGCCCGAAGCAACGTTTCCTTCACGCTTCGGATTAATTTTCCACGTCCGCCACGAAAACCCTTGGCTCGCTTAAAGAGACGCTTCTTGCCTTGACGACGTGCTGAACCTTTGGTGGTACGCATTGCAAATACTTCCTGTTGGTTTGGATCGAATGCTCGAACCTTCGCGTTTCGCGTTGGTTTCGTTTGAGCTTTTCGTCGCCTTTCTGGCTGCAGGCCCCCGTCAGTACAATGCTGCGGATGTTTTACCTAGCCAGATGGATACGGTTCGACTTTTTGGGTGCTGAGAAAAAAATAAGTGGGGTGCAGGACTAAAGCTTAGTTGCTGTAGCCATTCAGTGCGGCGTGGATGGTCGATTCCATGCACTCGGCCAACGAGGTCGTTCCGCGAAGGTTACGACGACGCTTCTTGGTCAAACCTTTTGCCAAGTGACTTGTACCGCTCGAGCGATGCATTGCTTTACCTGTGGCCGACAAGCGAAAACGCTTTTTCGTGCCTTTGTGCGTTTTGATTTTGGTACCCATGATTGATCCGCAAGGTTATAGGTAGGGGGTGTTTGTAAACGAGTTCGATCGAGAACTTCTATCCATATGCCTGATCGAACCGCGAAGCTTACCGAATCGCGTTTATTTCCGAAAGTCCTGCTAGGAAATTCGTTGGGCGAGCACGGCATTCATTTCGTCGGTGGCGGCTGAAACGGCATCTTGCCAACGTGCATCACCGAATTTCTCAGCAAATTCGGGGCGACGGTGGGCAAAGATCAAATTTCGAGAGTTATTCACGATCGCGCCCATGCCTTGGTCGTCAAAACCGGCAAGCACGTCCTGGGCGGTCCCCCCCTGGGCCCCAAAACCTGGGATCAAAATCCAGCTGGATGGCATCGCGGCCCGCATTTCAGCCAATTGTTCGGGATAGGTCGCTCCGACAACGGCTCCAATCGGCCCATAACCACTTTTTCCAATCCGCCCTTGATTCAATTCCTCGATCAATTCCGCGACCCGCGCGTATACGGTTTGACCGTCGGTCAGGCGGTCTTGCAATAGCCCCCCACCTGGGTTAGACGTTTTCACCAAGACGAAGACGCCCGCCGCCCGCGCGTCACAGACCTCAACGAACGGTTCGAGGCTATCACGCCCCAAGTAGGGGCTGACGGTGAGCGAGTCGCTCCCCCACGGGCTCGCCTCTCCCACGCCTAAATAGGCCTGTGCATAAGCGGTCGCGGTGCTGCCGATGTCGTTGCGTTTGGCATCGGTGATCACCATCAAACCGGCGTCCGAGGCGTGGCGAATCACTTGCCCGAGCGAAACCATGCCAGCGGGCCCGAGTTGTTCGAAGAAGGCCGCTTGCGGCTTCACGCAAGCGACCCGGTCTTTGACGACGTCGATCAATTCGCAACCAAATTGCGTGTACGCAGCCGCTTGGGCGTCGAGAGTACCGTTGTCGGCGATCCTTTGGATCGAGGCGGGCAATTGCTCTAGGCGAGGATCGATCCCGACACAGGTTACCGAACCGGTACGCCGAACCGCATCCGCAAGGCGGTCAGCAAAGGAAGCGATTTCGTTGTGGCTCATCGGGCACGTCTCGATCAAAAAGGAGAAAACAAATGGAAGGCTTCATTTTCTGATTCCTGCGTCGCGTTTCGTCAAGGATGGAAGCGGGCACCGCCACGCGTTACGATTGATCATAACCCGCCCTGACTCCGACCCGAACACGCATCCGTTGTCCGCCGGGGCTGCGTTTACCGCGGAGTCGTAAGCCTTTCCTTTACGAAAACATCATGACAAAATTCAAGCGTTTTCTATCCTTTGCTGTTTTTACTCTCTCGTTTGTCGCCGCAGGGTCGCTCGCCTCTGCAGCCGATTCGCCCGTGGCCGTGGCGGAAAAGCCAGCGACCGCGTCGAACGCAGCGACTGCCTCCGCCCCGCAACCTCCCTCCGCACAGGAACAACGAGTGCTACGACATGCTGTCTTTTTCTCGTTCAAACCATCATCCTCGCAACAGGATATCGACGCGGTCGTGAAGGCCTTTGTCGCCTTGCCCGCGAAAATTGATTCGATCGTCGATTTCCAATGGGGCGTCAACAATAGTCCCGAGGGACTCGATGACGGTTTCACGCACTGCTTCTTGCTGTCGTTTGCTGACGAGGCGGGCCGCGACAAGTATTTGCCACATCCCGCACACAAAGCCTTCGGCAACACGCTCCGCCCCCACATGAAGGATGTGTTTGTCATCGACTATTGGGGTCTCGATGATGCGGATGATGATCAAGGCGACGACAACGATGATGACGAAGAACTAAAGCATGCGGTCTTTTTCAAGTTCAAAGACGATGCTTCGAAAGCGGATGTTAAAAAAGTGGAGCAGGCATTCGCCGCCTTGCCCGCCAAAATTGATTCGATCACCGAGTTCGAATGGGGAACCAACAACAGCCCCGAAACTCATGACGATGGATTCACGCATTGCTTTATGGTGACGTTTGCCGATGACGCGGGCCGCGCCAAGTACTTGCCCCACCCCGATCACCAAGCGTTTGTCGAAGTGCTCAAACCCATCCTTGATAAAGTGCGTGTTCTCGATTTCACGTCGAAGTGATTTTACGGTCGCCGTTTTCAGAGTGGGGCTCCGTGTGGGCTGGCAAAACGCGGGACTGCGAAACGGACGAATCGTGTCACGACGATGGCGACCGACAGGGCGGTCCAACGGGCTAGGCCGCGGCAACAATCACGCGGCTTGATTTGTCCCCTCTCCTCTCCGCTGTAACGAAGCTCGCCTCGCCTCGCCCCGCACCCCGTCATTCTCATTACTCAATTGATCGCTATGGCAATCCTTGGCATTGGAACCGAAATCGTCGAATGCGTTCGCATCGCAAAGATGATCGAGGCGCACGGCGAACAATTTTTGGAGCGTGTCTACTCCGCCAACGAAATCGAGTACTGTATCCAAAACGCCAACACGTCCCAGTTGTTTGCGACGCGTTGGGCGGCGAAAGAGGCCGCGATGAAGGCGATGCGGTGCCGCTACCAAGGGGTTCGTTGGACGGACATCGAAATCGTTCTTCACATCGGTGAAGGTCCCACGATACTGTTGACCGGTGCGGCATCCCATTGGGCGGCACAGCGGGGTATCGAAAAACTACATGTGTCCCTTGGCGCTTGCCGCACCCACGCGACCGCTTACATCATTGCAACTGACGAATTGGATTAGACTTCTATGTTTCGGCTCGCTCTTCATTGGCAACTTTTAATTGGGATGATTTTCGGATCGGTCCTCGGTGTCTCGCTTAACGTTACCAGCTCCGCACGCTCGACCACGCTGACGCGTGACGACGCTTCGCAGCAACGATTGCCCGGGGGCATCGTGTCCGCCGTGATCGAGGACTCCAGCGCCTCGACCGTGATCGAGTACATCGATTCCAATGGGAATTCAATCAAACGCGAGGTTGACCCGGTCAGCGTGGAACAAGGGGTCTTTCGTTCGATGGAGGCGTTGGCCGCGGTGGACCCTGCGGCCGTCAAAATATACGAGACTCATGGAATGAGTTTCGCCAAGCGAGTGGGCGCATGGCTGCAACGTATCGGCAGTCTGTTTTTGCGTATGCTGCAAATGGTTGCCGTCCCCTTGATCGTGACCTCCCTGCTAACCGGCGTGCTCGGGCTGGGATCGTCCCAAGGCATTGGGCGAATGTTTCGGCGCACCATCTTCTATTATGTTTGCACCAGTATGTTGGCGATCACCACCGGGTTGTTGGTCGTCAACGTGGTTCGTCCGGGGCTAAGAGAAAATCAAGTCCAGCACGTCCATACCGACACGACCGAGGCGGAATCGCTCGTCAATGTGCTGTTTGCACAATTGGAGGCAATGATCCCGAAGAATCCGTTCTCGGCGCTCGCCGAACCGAATTTCCTCTCCGTGATTGCCTTCACGATCGCCTTTGCTTTGTTCACGATTTCCGCTGGTGGCAAGACGGCTGAACGAATCAGCAGCGCTGCCACCGCTGGATTTAACGTGATGATGGCCATGACGATGGCGATCATCAAACTAGCCCCGCTTGGCGTTTTCTTTTTGATTGCCGCCGTTACGGCGACTCAGGGCACGAGCGTCTTCAAGGCGCTCGCATGGTATGTCGTGGCCGTCGCTGTCGCGTTGGCAATTCACGCGACCATCATCTTGCCGTTGATCCTCAAGTTCGTTGCCAAACGCAGCCCGCTTGACTTTGCCAAGGCGATGTCACCCGCACTGTTGACGGCGTTTAGCAGTGCCAGCAGTAACGGAACGCTTCCGTTGACGATGTCCTGTGTCGAGGAACGAGCCGGGATCAGCAACCGTACCGGTTCGTTTGTGCTGCCGTTGGGGGCGACGATCAATATGGACGGCACGGCGCTCTATGAAGCGGTCGCGGTGCTATTCATTGCTCAGATGCACTTTGAACGCAATTTGGAGTTCAGTGAGCAAATCGTGGTGGCGTTAACCGCGTTGTTGGCCAGTGTGGGGGCGGCGGGGATCCCGCACGCCGGCTTGGTGATGATGGCGATCATCTTGAACGCCGTTGGCTTACCGCTGGAAATGCAAGGCGTTATTTTGGCGGTCGACCGCGTGCTAGACATGTGCCGCACCTCGGTCAACGTTTGGAGCGACTCCTGCGGCTGTGCCGTTGTCGAGGCCTTCGAACGGGCCGACACCGCTTGACCTAACCGGACCGGAAAGTCCGGGCCGGCTCAGACTTCCAAGCTGGCCTCACGTGTCCTGCTTTCCAATTTTCAATATAACTTTTTCAATCGCGTTTCAACATTCTCCCTCTCCGGCGCGAAGCACCCCCGTGCGGCGACACTCGCTGGGTTAGGCTCCAGGGCAAGGGCAAGCTTGAGGCGATTCCTGCTGTGGCTGAGAATGGGCATCGCGGCAGTTCGGCATGAAGAGAGGTCACTCCACGAGAACGAGTCTAATTCCCACTGCAGCAACATCAGTTCTGGCATGGAGGAAGTTGCGAGGTCGAATCAGTGCGAGTGATCTGCGCGGTCGATGAATCGTTTGTGGTGTCGCGATATGGACGTGTATTGTCGTTTCCGTTCTCAACGAACACGGTGATGCGAGGTCGGATTGAACAGGAGGTCGCAGAGTAAACGGAGGCGATGATCGATTCCCCTCAGTTCTCTCCGTTTCCTCGCGGTCATTGATTTCTTCTTGTGAGATGTGTCTACGTAGAGAGCCGCTAGGCGGCTGCGACGGGCTCAGGCATTGGGGCCAGTCGTTCTGAAGGGGAGCAAGTCAACTTTCACCGCTCGACGAATTTTAAACGTGATGCATCGACCATTAAAAATATTTCACGCCCTACTCGCACTTAGCTTGTTGTCGTTTATTCCGGCTGGCGTCCGTGCCGATCACAAACCGGCCACGAAGGACCTCGTCACACCCGAAATGACCGAAGAGTCACCCGCCGCTGGACGGCGCGTTCGTCAAGTCGCCCCGGAGTACAAAGGCACCGAGGTATACCACGCCTTGTATTTACCTACGGATTGGAAATCGGGCGGCAAGTACTCGGTGATCGTTGAATACACAGGCAACCAATTCGCCGAATCGGGTTCGACCGGTGAAGTCAAAGACGCGAACCTCGGCTACGGCCTCACGGGAGGTATCGGCTTCATTTGGGTCTCAATGCCTTACATCGAAAAAGGCGGTAACGAGAATGCAGTGAGGTGGTGGGGTGACAAGCAAGCGACCGTCGACTATTGCAAAACGAATTTACCGAGAATCTGCGAACAGTTTGGTGGCGATCGGGAAAGTGTCTTCATCTGTGGCTTCTCACGCGGCGCGATCGGAGCCAGTTACATTGGCTTGGCGGATGATCCGATTGCATCATTTTGGAAGGGAATGATGACGCATGATCATTTCGATGGCGACAAAACGTGGGGCTACGCTGAGAGCGATCGCAAGTCCGCACTTGTCCGTCTGACTCGCCTGAAAGGCCGACCGGTATTGGCATGCGGTGGAGGAACGGATTTCCTGCGTGACCATCCGGAGTTGGCGAAGGTCACCATTCTACGACCGCCCGTGGCGAAGATCTTCACGATCCCCGAGGGAAAGGTCATTCATCCGCACACCGATTTATGGATGCACCGCGACAGCGAATACCGGGACGAAGCGCGTCAATGGCTGGCCAGGCACAAGTAGCCGTCAGTCGCGATTGATGCTCGCGTTGCCTAACAAACGCAACCGGTAGAGGAAACGCATCGCGGCGGCACACAGCCATGAGACCACTGCGTGCGGGGCCGACACTGGGGCGATTCGTTGCGAGGACGCAAGCCGTGGCCAACGCTCTGCGAACGAAGTAATGGTTCCAAACAAAACCGTTCTAGGAACCGATTCTGCGACAAAACAACGTTTCCCGGGGGCGTTCCCGCATTCACACTCGCGGTAGCGTGGGCGATGTTTTGATTGGGCATTCCGATGTTGATGTTCGTTATCGTTTCAGCTCATAACGCTCGAGGTGGGATTGAACCGGAGATCGCACAGCAAACGGAGAGAAGGTCCGATTCCACTCTGTTCTCTTCCATTCGTTGATTTTCTGTTGTGGGGTGTGGCTACGCAGGGTGCAGCTTAATGGCGGCGTCGGGAACACGTTTTGTGTTCGCTTTTTACAAGGAGCTGCGGAGCGAATGGCAACGCCGTGATGCAAGAGAGTGCACGCCGCGAAGATTCGGCTTCAGAATGGTGCACCAGAGTGATTTTTCCGGAAAGTTCAGCGCTGCGCGGCAAGGTTCCAGCAAAAGGTTCTTGCAGAATGCGCCGCAAGGGAAATCCAAACGCCGTTGGTAGGCAACAAAGGTTGACAGCCGTGCTGTGGGTATCTAGTCTGGCCCGGGTTCCGCAGTGGGGGCGGCGAATAGTTCCTTCACTGTCTTTATGTTCATCTAGTTAATTCTCCTAGAAAGATAAGCGATGAAAAACTCTCAACCGATCCGCCCCGGCTTTACGCTGGTAGAACTACTCGTTGTCATTGCCATTATTGGAGTACTCGTTGGATTGCTTCTGCCCGCGGTACAAGCAGCTCGTGAAGCGGCGCGGCGGATGCAGTGCAGCAACAATCTCAAGCAGCAAGGACTCGGCCTGCATACTCACCACGATACCTATCAAAACTTCCCAAATGGGGCGCCGAGATCACATGGGCCCAACTGGCGTTTCGAGATCTTGCCGGGACTCGAGCAGGGAAATATTTACGATCAAGTTGATCGGAGTCTTCATGTCTTCTCGGGTTGCACCTCAAGTAGCACCTACGGCCAGCAGGCTACAGGCAATAATTTGATTTTGATCGACTTGATGGTGCCTACTTATAAATGTCCCTCAAGTGCCTTGCCTGCGAACGCGCCGGGAGGCGCCATGTGTAATCATGACCGCCTGCAAACCCACGATTATGTCGGCGTCAGCGGCGCGTTTCCTGATCCGGCGGGTCGTGCGAATGTTTGTTCTACAGGGACAAATTACGGCGTGTACTGTAACACCGGCGTGCTCGTCCCTGAAAAAGAGTTCCGTTTCCGAGACATCACCGATGGCTCCTCGAACACGATTCTCGTCGCTGAGCAATCGGGGATGGTGGGCACGAATGACTATCGTGCCAACTATCACGGCGGTTGGCGTGGCTGGTCGAACTCCGGCGATGTGACCACGAATACAAGTGCACATCACATTTCGGGCATCACAACCGTGGCGTTTGCGATCAACGCGAAAACCGCGCAAGCCGGTGGTAATACCATCCCTAAGTCTGACAGGCCTTATGCCGGTAACACAATTATCAACTCCTTCCACCCAGGTGGAATCCATCTACTGCTAGCGGACGGTTCGGTGCGGTTTGTGAGCGAGTCGCTGAATTTCACGACCCTCAGCCAACTCTGCGTCCGTGATGACGGCAGCGTCCTTGCCGAGTTTTAACCCGCTGCTATCGGTTTCTGCCGAGGGCCGGCGATTCGATGGTTATTCAATCAAGACGCCAAAATCAACTAATACTGATCAACTGACACTTCAAGCTTAGGTAGTTTTCATGGTGACGTTTCGCCGTTTGCGTTGTTCGTCTGCGTTTCTAACCAGCGCGATTGTTTTGGCCGGAGTCTTGCCCTGGGTGGGCGGATGCGAAAATTCGGCTGACTATCCAACCGGTACAATCCAGGGGCGGATCAGCTACGAAGGCCAACCTCTGCAGCAAGGAGTCGTCACGTTCTACTCCAGCGAGCTAGGCGTGGGCATTTCCGAAGAGGTCCAAGGCGACGGGCAGTATGCAACTCAAACGCCGATTCGCACGGGCAGTTACGTCGTCACGGTGCTTCCTCCCGAAGTTCCGCCGACGATGGACGAGGTGCCCGCTGCCAACACCACCCCGGTTAAAGACATCCCTGAAACGTACCGCGATCCGGCGAAAAGCGGTCTTAAGCTAGAGGTGACCGAGGGAGAAAATTCGTTTGACATTGAGATGACAAACTAGCCGTATGGCGAGAGCGTCGTGTAACGCCCCTGCGTGCTATGCGACAATGGGGCCATGCCTTGGTTTTGGGGCCCAGGCGAAGCGGTTGCTCCGTTCGGCTAACCTTCTAACCTCCCATCGTTTACCCCTGCTTGGCCGAGCGTCGTCACGTTGGACGATGCAAGCGATTGGCATCTCTGCGAGGGGCACCCACCATCCCGTCGTCGATCGTGAGCGAATTGCCACGATCTAGCATGGAATGAGGACAGATTCGACGATGGGAGGCTAAAAGAATCGAGGGAAGGGTGTGCTCCACCAGGAGATCACGCGACATCCCCCGCGTTCTGCGGAGTCCACGGCGGGGCGTCCGAGGCGGTTGCAGGTCCTCGCTTGTCGATCGGTCGTTCGACGGTCACAGCGCGACGAAAGGTGGTAGCCCGCGAGCGTCCGTTTGGAGAGCAAATTGAAAGTCGCTTAGGCGATGATTTGGTGGATCGGCTCGACGGGTTCGACCCCGACCAACTTTTGCTCCAATCCGCCGTAGAAGTACGACAAGTGATTGGGGTCCATTCCCATTTGCTGCAAGATGGTGGCATGCATATTCTTCACGTGCAACGGATTCTCAGCTGCCTCCGCACCGAGTTCGTCGGTGGTGCCGAAGCTGACGCCTCCCTTGATACCGCCGCCGGCCATGAACATCGTAAAGCCGTAGGCATTGTGGTCTCGGCCGGAGCCCTTGGCATATTCGGCGGTCGGTTGCCGTCCAAATTCGCCGCCCCAAACGACGAGCGTTTCATCGAGCATGCCTCGCTGCTTTAAATCAGCCAGCAACGCTGCGATCGGTTGGTCGGTGGCGCCGGCATGTTTGTTGTGGTTAATTTCGAGATCGCCGTGGGCGTCCCAGTTGTCGTCGTTATGGGCTCCGCCGCTGTACAGTTGAATGAATCGAACGCCGCGTTCGGCCAATCGGCGCGCGATCAAGCAGCGTTTGCCAAAGTCGCGAGTGGGTTCTTTGTCCGCTCCATACATCGCGACCGTCTTGGCATCTTCGTTGCTCAGATCGACCGCCTCGGGTGCGGCCGATTGCATCTTGTAGGCCAGCTCGTAGCTGGCGATCCGCGAGGATAAATCCGTATTGCTTTCGCGTGAAACCAAATGCCGCCCGTTGGCTTGTTGGATCGAATCAATCAATTGCCGCTGGACGCCCTCTGGCAAATCGCGGGGCGCTGCGAGATCGAGAATCGGCGCCCCTTCGGCACGAAAGACGTTCCCTTGGTAGGTCGCCGGCATGTATCCGCTGCTCCAGTTTTTGGCGCCGCTAATCGGGCCACCGGTGGGATCCAGCATGACGACGAAGCCCGGCAAGTTTTCATTTTCACTGCCCAACCCATAAGTCAGCCATGATCCGAGCGCGGGGTTTCCCGATAAGATTCGGCCGCTATTCATCATCAACATCGCGGATCCGTGAATCGGCGAGTCGGCGGTCATCGAATGCAAAAAGGCAATGTCGTCGACATGTTTGGCGACATGCGGAAACAACGAACTGACCCATTTGCCGCATTGGCCATGTTGTTTGAACTTCCAACGCGGCTCCACGATACGGCCTCCACTCTTGTGCCCTCCGCGCCCAAACGTCTTCACGTTGACGGTCTTGCCATCCATGCCGATCATGTTCGGTTTATAGTCGAACGTATCGATGTGGCTGGGGCCGCCGTACATGAACAAGAAAATGACCGACTTGGCCTTAGGGGCGAAGTGAGGTGGTTTGGGTGCGAGCGGATTAACGAACGACGTCTTGGCTTCTGAACCAGCGGCGGGTTTGAAGAACCCATCCGTCCCCAACATCGACGCGATCGCTGCGGCACCGAAACCGCCACCGGCTTGCCAGATAAATTCGCGGCGCGTGCGGCCACAGAAATTTTTGGGTTGGCTCATTTTGCTGTCTCAATTTTTTGGGGGGGGCGATCGACCATGGACTTGGCCGGTGGGGTGCGACGAAGCCAAGGCGACGTCCTCTGCTGGATTCCCGCGATGTGACGCAGCGATCCAGGGCAAAGGGGTCAATCGAGGAATAAAAACTCGTTCCAATTCATGACGGTCAAACAATACAATCCCACCGCGCGTTGGCGGGTCATTCCGGGAGCTGTTTCGAGCGATGCGATCAAGTTGACGCCGTCGGCGATTTCGCCTTCGCTGGCTGGGCGTGCGAAGGTCGCGGTAATTGCCCGCCGAACCACTTCGTCATTGTTCACCGCGGCGGCGTCAATCGATGCCGCAAATTTCGCTGCTTGTTCATGGATGAAGTCGCTATTCAAGAGCGACAACGCTTGCCCGGGTTGCAGCGTCGCGAAGCGTGCCTCGCAGGTGAGATCGGGATCGGGGAAATCAAACGCGGTTAAAAGCGGTGTTAACAATGTCCGTTTGACATGGATGTAGACGCTTCGTCGATTGCGTTCGGTCTCCGACGAAGTGCCCCATCCTTGGCCGGGGCGCGATTGGCCGGCCAGCACTTCGGCAGACAACTTTTCATAGAAGCTTGGCCCATAGACCTGCGGATTCAACGATCCATTGACCGCGAGAATTGAGTCGCGTACCTCTTCGGCACTCAACCGCCGCGGGTCAAAACGCCAAAACAGATCGTTACCGGGATCGGTGGCAACGCCCGTTGCGTGACTTTGAGATGACATTTGGTAGGCCCGACTATTCATCACCAAACGATGCATGGCTTTGATTTTCCAGCCGCTTTCGACAAAGGTTTGGGCGAGCCAATCGAGCAATTCGGGATGCGTGGGCGGGGTACCAAGTTGGCCAAAATTATTACTGCTGCGGACGATCCCTCGGCCGAAATGGAATTGCCAGATTCGGTTTGCCATCACGCGAGCGGTCAAGCGATTGTCCTCGGTGACGATCCAATCGGCCAGCACACGACGACGGCCAAGCGACCGATTGTTAAACGCATCGGCGCGTGCCACATCGCTGCGGGCGGGGATTTCGGGGATGGTCGATTCGAAGATCTCCGGAAACGCCGGTTGCACCTCATCGCCAGGCGAGTGGGGATTGCCGCGAAACATCACAAACGTTTTGGCGGGCTTAGGAGTGTACTTTGCCAAGCCCATCACGGCATCACGCGGCGGTAACTCTTTCAGCTCACGCTGATTTTGACTCAGGGCATCACGCAGCGATTGGTACTCAGTCCATTGGTCGGCGCTCAGGTGGTCCTTCAATTTTTCGTTTAGGATTTTGTCGCGTTCGGGACGCGGCCCTTCGGTGGCCCGTTGATCGGGCGCAGCCATCTTGACGATGCCAGCTTGCTCGATCGTGCGCATTGCCGATTCAATTTCCCGCCGGGCGACATCATTTTGATGGTAACGAGCCTTTAGCTCTGGCGATGTAATGTCGATTTGGTTGTTCGCCGGCTCGGTTCCGCGGTCCGCATAACGCGTGACATCCTCAAAGAATGCCAACATGCTGTAGTAATCGGTTTGCGGAATCGGGTCGATTTTGTGGTCATGGCAGCGCGCACAATTGATCGTCAGCCCCAGAAACACTTGCCCGGTGGTCATGATCAAATCATCCATCTCGTCAAAACGAGCCTGTACCCGATCGACGGGTTCATCATCCCATGCCGCAAGCCGGTAGTACCCGGTTGCGGTGAGCGATTCTGCGGTCACTTCGTCGAGCTCGTCACCGGCGAGCTGTTCACGGACAAATTGATCGTACGGCTTGTCTTCGTTGAACGATCGGATCACGTAGTCACGATACTTCCACGCATTGATTTTAGGATTGTCTCGTTCAAACGAATTGGTTTCCCCGTAGCGAACAAGGTCTAACCAATGGCGTCCCCAGCGTTCACCGTAATGCGGCGATTGGAGTAGCTCATCGACAAGCTTGGCAAACGCCTCGGGCGATTCGTCATTCAAGAATTCTTCGACCGCGGCGGGACTTGGCGGTAGACCGGTTAGATCATAGTAGGCACGGCGAACGAGGGTTCGTCGATCCGCCATCGCGTTGGGTTTCAAGCCGACGTCGTCGAGTGATTTGTAAAGGAATGCATCAATCGGATTTTGGTTCCACAGCGGATCGTCGACCTGCGGCGGGGCAACTTCGGCCATCGGCTCGAATGCATAATGTTTGCCCCAGGGAGCTCCTGCAGCGATCCATTGTGAAAGCAATTTGGCTTCCGCCGCAGAGACCGGGTCCCCTTCGGGCGGCATCCGCTCGGATGCGTCGTCGGTCAAGATTCGCGTGAGCAGCATGCTGGCGTCCTGATCGCCAGGCACGATTGCGTGATCTCCCGAATCCGCTGTGGCGAATGCCGATGCTTGTTCCGCGAAGGAAATGCCACCTTCGGCTTGGTCAGGACCGTGACACGCAAAGCAACGTTTAGCCAAAATCGGCTGGATTTGCTTGAGGAA
It contains:
- a CDS encoding PSD1 and planctomycete cytochrome C domain-containing protein; protein product: MRLDSAEPTVDREKQEPKQIDFLKQIQPILAKRCFACHGPDQAEGGISFAEQASAFATADSGDHAIVPGDQDASMLLTRILTDDASERMPPEGDPVSAAEAKLLSQWIAAGAPWGKHYAFEPMAEVAPPQVDDPLWNQNPIDAFLYKSLDDVGLKPNAMADRRTLVRRAYYDLTGLPPSPAAVEEFLNDESPEAFAKLVDELLQSPHYGERWGRHWLDLVRYGETNSFERDNPKINAWKYRDYVIRSFNEDKPYDQFVREQLAGDELDEVTAESLTATGYYRLAAWDDEPVDRVQARFDEMDDLIMTTGQVFLGLTINCARCHDHKIDPIPQTDYYSMLAFFEDVTRYADRGTEPANNQIDITSPELKARYHQNDVARREIESAMRTIEQAGIVKMAAPDQRATEGPRPERDKILNEKLKDHLSADQWTEYQSLRDALSQNQRELKELPPRDAVMGLAKYTPKPAKTFVMFRGNPHSPGDEVQPAFPEIFESTIPEIPARSDVARADAFNNRSLGRRRVLADWIVTEDNRLTARVMANRIWQFHFGRGIVRSSNNFGQLGTPPTHPELLDWLAQTFVESGWKIKAMHRLVMNSRAYQMSSQSHATGVATDPGNDLFWRFDPRRLSAEEVRDSILAVNGSLNPQVYGPSFYEKLSAEVLAGQSRPGQGWGTSSETERNRRSVYIHVKRTLLTPLLTAFDFPDPDLTCEARFATLQPGQALSLLNSDFIHEQAAKFAASIDAAAVNNDEVVRRAITATFARPASEGEIADGVNLIASLETAPGMTRQRAVGLYCLTVMNWNEFLFLD